The Chryseobacterium sp. G0186 genome includes the window ATTTATTAAAGGAGACCCTAATCTGTCATTAAGTGATAAGTATGTGATCTGGGATGTAAGAACCTCCAGGGTTATCATGGCCATTTTAATTGGAAGTATGCTGGCGGTTTCAGGAACCACATTGCAGGGATTATTTAAAAATCCCCTGGCTACAGGTGAAGCGATAGGTTTAACTTCTGGAGCAACACTATTAGCTGCATTTGCAATCGTTTTAGGAGGACATTTTAAGCAATATCTTCCGGAAATAGTACAGTTTTCATTAGTTGGTATTTCTGCATTTTTAGGAGCTTTATTGGCAATGATGCTCGTATATAGGATTTCTACAAGTGCTGGAAAAACAAATGTAGTGATGATGTTGTTAAGTGGAGTAGCCATTACCTCCATCGGATTTTCAATTACAGGTTTTCTTATTTACATCTCAAAAGATGAACAGTTAAGAGACCTTTCATTCTGGAATATGGGAAGTTTGGCCGCTGCCACATGGACAAAGAATATTGTTTTAACGGTGGTTATCATTATTTCCTATGCCATTTTACTTCCGAAGGGAAAAGCATTGAATGCCATGATGCTGGGTGAAAGAGACGCCCAACACCTGGGAATAAACGTTGAGCGATTAAAGAAACAGATTGTAATTATCACTTCCTTAATGATAGGAACCTGTGTGGCATTTTCAGGGACTATTGGTTTTGTAGGTCTTATTGTACCTTATATTTTAAGACTTTTATTTAAATCAAATTATGTTTTTATTTTGCCGTTGTCAGCAGTTTTAGGGAGTATTTTACTTTTAATTGCTGATACCATCAGTAGAAGCATTGTAGCACCATCAGAACTGCCTATTGGTATTTTAACCTCACTGATTGGAGGACCGATTTTTATTGCTATTTTAATTAAATTTAAAAAATCACTCTAATGATAAAAGCACATCAGATCAATTATCTTCACAAGGATTTTAAAATTCTTGATAGTGTGGATGTCTCTTTAGAATACGGAGAGTTTTTAGCAATAGTAGGGCCGAATGGGGCAGGAAAGTCAAGTCTTTTAAGTATTTTGGCCAATGAAGTAAAAGAAGGAAAGTCTAATATTCTATTCAAAGAAAAACCCATTGCAGATTGGGAAGTAAAGGAGCTGTCTCAGCACAAATCCAAATTTTCTCAGCATAATTCCAACGAAATTCCACTACAGGTGAAAGATGTTGTGATGATGGGAAGATATCCTTACTTTGATGCACAACCCGGAAAGGAGGATCTTGAAGCAATGAATAATATGATGTATGAAACAGATATTTTTCATCTGAAAGATAGAGACTATAACACATTATCCGGAGGAGAGAAGCAGCGTGTTCATCTTTCAAGAGTTATGGCTCAGTTGCAGAACAAAATTGCCCATAAGCTGGTTTTTTTGGACGAACCTCTGAATAATCTG containing:
- a CDS encoding FecCD family ABC transporter permease, translating into MKTQSKLYFYLIISAILLVILAIVALYIGVYDFNGVSPFTVLGQFIKGDPNLSLSDKYVIWDVRTSRVIMAILIGSMLAVSGTTLQGLFKNPLATGEAIGLTSGATLLAAFAIVLGGHFKQYLPEIVQFSLVGISAFLGALLAMMLVYRISTSAGKTNVVMMLLSGVAITSIGFSITGFLIYISKDEQLRDLSFWNMGSLAAATWTKNIVLTVVIIISYAILLPKGKALNAMMLGERDAQHLGINVERLKKQIVIITSLMIGTCVAFSGTIGFVGLIVPYILRLLFKSNYVFILPLSAVLGSILLLIADTISRSIVAPSELPIGILTSLIGGPIFIAILIKFKKSL
- a CDS encoding heme ABC transporter ATP-binding protein — its product is MIKAHQINYLHKDFKILDSVDVSLEYGEFLAIVGPNGAGKSSLLSILANEVKEGKSNILFKEKPIADWEVKELSQHKSKFSQHNSNEIPLQVKDVVMMGRYPYFDAQPGKEDLEAMNNMMYETDIFHLKDRDYNTLSGGEKQRVHLSRVMAQLQNKIAHKLVFLDEPLNNLDIKHQYRALEIIKNFTQKANSAIVVLHDLNLAAQFADKILLMKSGRVFAYGTPQEVFTADIISKAYNFPCTICEHPITNNPMIIFG